The Gossypium hirsutum isolate 1008001.06 chromosome D03, Gossypium_hirsutum_v2.1, whole genome shotgun sequence genomic interval TCCTtttacaagtccacacatttagTGGAGCCTTTACATTCATGAGATTGTCACTTAAAATGACAGTCTGAACATCtgattaaatggattgaaaattTGGCAATACTGATGTTTTATATTAATCAAGTAattactaaaatttttgaaaaaaagctTAATCAGAAAAGGGTTCAAATTAAAGGTAATCCAAAAAGAGTAGGCAGATTTCAAATAACGAAGCTTAAAAGAATTACCATCAGTACCGATGGTATCAAGAGTAGAACCTGAAGTGAAACATGACTGACAATAGGCATCTCCAGCATAAGCACTAGTTATAACTCCCTTCACTTTCTCCAAATCCATACATAGTGATCTTCTATCGCCTTTTAACTTGATAACCAGCATTGCCCATTCACTCTCCTCAATATAATTGGTGGGGCACAACTAGTGGCAAGCAAAAGGGGCCAAAGATTTTTGTTCGCGAAGATCACTATAACTAACTGGATTTTATCGCTCACTGTACCAACCTATGTAAAAGAAAACAATTTTAGAATGAAAGTATTGGTATAAAAATAGTGagcattcttttaaaaaaataaggatGATTGGATCGGTGAAATCGATCCGGGTATCAATTTAGAAAAGCGTATTAAATCAGTTGTTATAGATTCGttgaatcaaatttctaattttttttatttttttataattttttaataatttatttaatggaATTGAATGAACTGGTCAAATCGGTGAAATAAATAAACTGACGGTATAATTAGTTCGATCACCAGTTTAGTTCtgaaaatctttttaaaaaacgTGTGCATTATTTCTTTTAtacaaaattcaaattatttgGGTAATTCCTTTTATACAATTTctaaattattcataatttttcaattcTTAACATAAAAGGTATCACGTGCTTAATTGTATTTTAGCTCATGATTTATAGATTGGTGCGTAACAACAACGATACCATTTGAGTTAAAATTTGAGAAATCCATTGAAGACCATTAtcgatttataaataaatttatattttataataagtaaactaaataaaaaataatataagctttataaaaaattataaattgtataataacTTTCATAacactttttataaataatatattttttttataatttaaaaagttatttttataaataaattatgataaaaaattataacatttttaatgaataactatattatttttataatgtataGTATGAACGCATGATTAAATTATACCTATACTTCTTAAcccataaatttttataaataaatatattataatatttttataatatgtaaattaattttttataataaactttttaaccataattttagaaattttttaagatttaaatagtATAATTTTTAGGACTTATAATACAAGAAAATATTTTGTCATAACTATCTTGAACACTTATACATattcatgtttataatataattttttagtataaaaataattttttaaaatttggcttTGAGTGTAATTGGGACCCAATTCAGTAGAACACATGTTAACTAAATATACGATCTTgtgtaattacaaacaattacacCCAAATCTAATTACTAGATGACTTTTCAAACCCTATCTTAAATATtcttaatttgatatgtttttggatttaaatttcattttactcacaatttaatatgttttcttttattttaataccGTACATATTGTGTTactattaattgattttaaattttatttattatttattatatatcattttaaaaataacttttttaaataCCTAATTTTTACACGCATATGTAATAATTTTCTTAGTATTGATAAAacactcaaaaagaaaagaacaaaaaatactACATAGAATATTagtataagaaaataataattttttagttttatggtCGGTAAAGAGTACAGTTTTTTCAGGTCATAATTTTTTCCCCCTTCCATAATAGCTGATTCACTCAAGTCCGCCACCCTCCACCGTACCGTCATCGTCACgctagaaaaaaaagaaagaaaggtaaAGAAAAATATTAGCGTCGCCGGAATCCGCCGCAAGTCACCGGCGATGATAGCCGGAAAGCCACCGCTACAGCAATCTCAGCTGTTTTCTTTAAAGGGATCCGTTCTCACTCTCTCTATTCTGACCCTAATTTCATTCACTTACTTCTCCTTCAAATCCCTTCGTCCTCCTCTTCCGTTCTCCCCTCCCACTCCTCAGATCACTCTCCTCCCTTCCTCCGCCGCCGGCACCAGCACCACAACTCCTTCTCAGCCTCGTATCGTCGCCGAGAAAAAAGAAGGCAATGTCGGCGAAGAACAAGAAGACAACGACGACGATTTTTTTACCGATATTTATCACTCTCCGAAGCTTTTCAAGTTGAATTTCGAAGAAATGGAGAAGAAATTCAAGATCTACATTTACCCCGACGGCGATCCGAAAACTTTCTACCAAACTCCCCGGAAACTGACCGGTAAATACGCCAGCGAAGGTTACTTTTTCCAGAATATTCGCGAGAGTCGGTTTCGTACGGAAGATCCAGATCAAGCTCACCTCTTCTTTATCCCAATCTCTTGTCACAAAATGCGCGGCAAGGTATacattatcttcttcttcttcttttttttaaattagatctACACAAATTAGTTAATTCAGAAACTTATTTTCATTGAAATTATTAATGCAGGGAACGTCGTATGAGAATATGACAATAATTGTTCAGAATTATCTAGATGGTTTGATAGCTAAATATCCTTATTGGAATAGAACACTAGGTGCcgatcatttcttcgttacttgTCATGATGTCGGTGTTCGTGCAACGGAAGGGGTTCCATTTCTTGTAAAGAACGCCATTCGTGTTGTTTGTTCTCCGAGCTATGATGTTGGGTTTATTCCACATAAAGATGTTGCTCTCCCTCAAGTTTTGCAGCCCTTTGCTCTTCCTGCTGGTGGAAATGATGTTGAAAATAGGTAGAAATGAAATCCTCTGTTTTTACATATGGATGTTATATTCAATGCGTTGTTATTTTGTAGAATAGCTTGTATTCAGTGGTTATAAATACGCACTTGTTAGGGAAActattttgttttaattgttGGGAATATAAGTTTGTAGCTTCATAATGACTAAGAGGCATGTTTTTGTAGGACGTCGCTTGGTTTTTGGGCTGGTCATAGGAACTCGAAGATTAGGGTGATACTGGCTCGTGTGTGGGAGAATGATACTGAGCTTGACATTTCAAATAATAGAATAAGCAGGGCTACTGGACATTTAGTGTACCAGAAGAGGTTTTATAGAACTAAATTCTGCATATGCCCTGGTGGCTCCCAGGTCAACAGTGCTCGCATAACTGATTCAATCCATTATGGATGTGTTCCTGGTAAGCATTCTCAAGTGTCGACTTCTTGTGATTGATACAATGAACAACGTTATAAGAATTTCTATTTCATTTGTTGCTTTTGTTTGGTTAGTGGTTTATGTGGACTGCTAAGTTATAGGATATGCTAGCTATAAT includes:
- the LOC107950486 gene encoding probable glycosyltransferase At5g03795; its protein translation is MIAGKPPLQQSQLFSLKGSVLTLSILTLISFTYFSFKSLRPPLPFSPPTPQITLLPSSAAGTSTTTPSQPRIVAEKKEGNVGEEQEDNDDDFFTDIYHSPKLFKLNFEEMEKKFKIYIYPDGDPKTFYQTPRKLTGKYASEGYFFQNIRESRFRTEDPDQAHLFFIPISCHKMRGKGTSYENMTIIVQNYLDGLIAKYPYWNRTLGADHFFVTCHDVGVRATEGVPFLVKNAIRVVCSPSYDVGFIPHKDVALPQVLQPFALPAGGNDVENRTSLGFWAGHRNSKIRVILARVWENDTELDISNNRISRATGHLVYQKRFYRTKFCICPGGSQVNSARITDSIHYGCVPVILSNYYDLPFNDILDWQKFAVILRESDVYQLKQILKSISHEEFVSLHNNLVKVQKHFQWNTPPVKFDAFHMVIYELWLRHHVIKY